From the Candidatus Omnitrophota bacterium genome, one window contains:
- a CDS encoding ATP-binding cassette domain-containing protein, with translation MKASAEVRTASSSQPSGNGEMVRLVNVHKRLGGRKILGGASLSIASGETRVVMGRSGEGKSVLFKHICGLFQPDEGLVYVDGEEISTYNEKQLLPVRKKIGVLFQNAALFDSLDILHNVGFSLYEEGAHSENDIRDRVIDVLRMVRLGDILEKMPSELSGGMRKRVGLARAIIQHPKIILYDEPTTGLDPVTADAINDLIIKLSDELKVTSIVITHDMVSAFKIATKMAMLFEGKIIFDGTPEEIKASGDALLQQFIQGKSEGPLSNM, from the coding sequence ATGAAGGCTTCCGCCGAAGTCCGCACGGCGTCTTCTTCGCAACCCTCCGGCAATGGCGAGATGGTGCGGTTGGTCAATGTGCATAAACGGCTGGGGGGAAGAAAAATTCTTGGCGGCGCTTCGTTATCAATCGCATCGGGCGAAACCCGCGTAGTCATGGGCCGCAGCGGCGAGGGCAAAAGCGTCCTTTTCAAACATATCTGCGGCCTTTTCCAACCCGATGAAGGCTTAGTTTACGTGGACGGCGAGGAAATCTCAACGTACAACGAAAAACAGTTGCTTCCCGTAAGAAAAAAAATCGGCGTTCTTTTTCAGAATGCGGCGCTTTTCGATTCGCTCGATATTCTTCACAACGTCGGTTTCTCGCTTTATGAAGAAGGCGCCCATAGCGAAAACGATATCCGCGACCGGGTCATCGATGTGCTGCGCATGGTTCGATTAGGCGACATACTGGAAAAGATGCCGTCCGAACTCTCCGGCGGCATGAGAAAACGCGTCGGGCTTGCTCGCGCCATCATCCAACATCCCAAAATCATCCTCTACGACGAACCGACGACGGGACTCGATCCCGTTACGGCGGACGCCATCAACGATCTCATCATCAAATTGTCAGACGAATTGAAAGTTACCTCCATCGTCATCACCCATGACATGGTCAGCGCTTTCAAGATTGCCACCAAGATGGCTATGCTTTTCGAAGGCAAAATCATATTCGACGGAACGCCGGAGGAGATCAAAGCCTCCGGCGACGCTCTTCTGCAGCAGTTCATTCAAGGCAAATCGGAAGGCCCGCTTTCCAATATGTAG
- a CDS encoding MlaD family protein, with protein MDKEAKLGLFVVIVLLAFFFFTVNMGALFFTRSYTNYTVYFRNIGTLEKGAPVKQAGFDIGEVGRIARATVKKPTPEYYIVVEISVSDNAIISMDSIATIQTLGMMGEKYVEIGFGGGDPAIPLIKDGPPPTRLTGQGPQELDKVIESAAALSDDVRETVKSLNAIFGDESLQKNIIQLIANLEGFSKSLNDMIGGEQKRIEKILENIEIATAQAHTLLATAEIFIADGNSLISSNKKEIDQLISSANKTFQNTALLSDELNTNLAADLKEMSNQLKAFSVSLNESGQKATHVLAKMDAIIEENRPEINKTMTNVREITDQAKKASGRVDEILREFQEGEGLVHNLIYDKELAKNTKDTVNGASGLLSGVSDFPKKFSFVTDLRYYPDSPRFDEDDNNVRADFGIQYDASEAFYLYAGGNNLGSSNDLEAQFGYRWGVFAFHGGMIESEVGAGIDVRILDWLTLGLEGVGLTHNHKERLDAYSEIEIWDGISLVGGLQDVTDERYPNVGMIMRF; from the coding sequence ATGGATAAGGAAGCCAAACTCGGATTGTTCGTCGTGATCGTCTTATTGGCATTTTTCTTTTTCACTGTCAATATGGGCGCTCTTTTCTTTACTCGTTCCTATACCAACTATACTGTTTATTTTCGCAATATCGGCACCTTGGAAAAAGGCGCCCCGGTCAAACAGGCGGGATTCGATATCGGCGAAGTGGGACGCATCGCCCGCGCAACCGTCAAAAAACCTACGCCGGAATACTATATCGTCGTCGAGATCAGCGTATCGGATAACGCCATCATTTCTATGGACTCCATCGCCACCATTCAAACCTTAGGGATGATGGGAGAAAAATATGTGGAGATCGGCTTTGGGGGAGGGGATCCAGCAATTCCCCTCATCAAGGACGGTCCGCCGCCCACGCGGTTGACGGGCCAAGGACCGCAAGAGCTGGATAAAGTTATCGAAAGCGCCGCCGCCCTTTCCGACGATGTCCGCGAAACGGTGAAATCGCTTAATGCTATTTTCGGCGACGAGTCGCTTCAGAAAAATATCATCCAACTGATCGCCAATCTTGAGGGTTTTTCAAAAAGTCTTAACGACATGATCGGCGGCGAACAAAAACGCATTGAAAAAATCCTGGAAAACATCGAAATCGCCACGGCTCAAGCGCATACACTTCTCGCCACGGCGGAAATTTTTATCGCTGACGGCAACTCCTTGATATCAAGCAACAAAAAAGAGATCGATCAGCTGATCTCCAGCGCCAATAAAACTTTTCAAAACACGGCTTTACTTTCGGACGAATTGAATACGAATTTAGCCGCTGATCTGAAAGAAATGTCGAATCAGTTGAAAGCTTTCTCCGTCAGCCTGAACGAATCCGGCCAGAAAGCCACTCATGTTCTCGCCAAGATGGACGCTATCATCGAAGAGAATCGACCTGAAATCAACAAGACCATGACAAATGTACGGGAAATAACGGATCAGGCGAAAAAAGCATCTGGGCGCGTCGATGAAATTCTGCGGGAATTTCAAGAAGGGGAAGGCTTAGTTCACAATCTTATTTACGATAAAGAATTGGCCAAGAACACGAAAGATACAGTAAACGGCGCTTCCGGCCTTCTTTCCGGCGTTTCCGATTTTCCCAAGAAGTTTTCCTTCGTAACAGACCTGCGCTACTATCCCGACAGCCCGCGTTTCGACGAGGACGATAATAACGTCCGCGCCGACTTCGGCATTCAATACGACGCCTCCGAAGCTTTCTATCTATACGCCGGTGGAAACAATCTGGGATCGTCGAACGATTTGGAAGCCCAATTTGGTTATCGCTGGGGCGTCTTCGCGTTCCATGGCGGCATGATCGAATCGGAAGTCGGGGCGGGCATCGACGTCCGCATTCTGGATTGGCTCACATTAGGTTTGGAGGGCGTCGGTCTCACTCATAACCATAAAGAACGGCTGGACGCTTATTCCGAAATCGAAATCTGGGATGGAATTTCCCTCGTCGGCGGTTTGCAGGACGTTACGGACGAGCGATATCCCAATGTGGGTATGATTATGCGGTTTTAA
- a CDS encoding type II and III secretion system protein — translation MSKDKLHINHWHLLALIGGRMRTIVGLWIVALAVVCYSVSAQYVRDPATGKFTDFEKLYNDLKAQPAMPIQIVFEVNVFEVLLKDSTDIGFIYDVIGELGTIRGTNLAGDANIESDLSVLDKGNRNSLLPAGANITANVFEGDEGELRAIFQALAQDQIVRIHANPIILTVAGVPAHLTSGDDIPFLERSSLTTTDTFASNYQTTGVNLVLTPSVIYSETDVERKNPIIKVTLNVDLSSVTRYREEQGFAQPIVDSRNLNTTVYLRSNQPVLIGGLFRDSKGDRGREIPILRDIPILGRFFRSTSTTSTMSQFLVMIRPSIFDVWGQGIQNDLIIPKQNFEKISDLIERKAKERSSDKNYFEEFREIFLDSSSVKK, via the coding sequence ATGAGCAAAGATAAATTGCATATAAATCACTGGCATTTGCTTGCTTTGATCGGCGGGCGGATGCGGACGATTGTCGGTTTATGGATCGTAGCGTTGGCTGTCGTTTGTTATTCCGTCTCGGCGCAATACGTCCGCGATCCGGCGACGGGAAAATTTACCGATTTCGAGAAATTATACAATGACCTCAAAGCCCAACCGGCGATGCCCATTCAGATTGTGTTCGAAGTCAACGTCTTCGAAGTGCTGTTGAAGGACTCGACGGATATTGGATTTATTTATGACGTAATCGGAGAGTTGGGCACCATCCGGGGAACGAATTTGGCGGGCGATGCGAATATTGAGAGCGATCTGAGCGTACTGGATAAAGGAAACCGCAACAGCTTGCTTCCCGCGGGAGCGAATATTACCGCCAATGTGTTTGAAGGCGACGAAGGCGAATTAAGGGCTATATTTCAAGCGTTGGCGCAAGATCAGATCGTTAGAATCCATGCGAATCCGATCATCTTGACCGTCGCCGGAGTGCCAGCGCATCTGACTTCAGGCGACGATATCCCCTTTCTTGAGCGATCCAGTCTTACCACGACGGATACTTTCGCCTCCAATTATCAAACTACAGGCGTCAACCTCGTTCTGACGCCCTCCGTGATTTATTCCGAAACGGATGTCGAGCGGAAGAATCCGATTATCAAAGTAACGCTAAACGTCGATTTATCCAGCGTAACTCGATATCGGGAGGAACAAGGTTTTGCTCAGCCCATCGTTGATTCGAGGAATTTAAATACCACCGTCTACCTTCGGTCGAACCAACCCGTCCTCATTGGAGGCTTGTTTCGGGATTCGAAAGGCGACCGCGGAAGGGAGATTCCCATTCTTCGGGATATTCCCATTTTAGGACGGTTTTTCCGCAGCACGTCCACGACCAGTACGATGTCCCAATTTTTAGTCATGATTCGTCCTTCTATCTTCGACGTGTGGGGACAAGGGATTCAGAATGACCTTATCATCCCCAAACAGAATTTCGAAAAAATCAGCGATTTGATCGAACGCAAAGCGAAGGAAAGATCCTCGGATAAGAATTATTTCGAAGAATTCCGCGAGATCTTTCTCGATAGCTCTTCCGTGAAAAAATAA
- a CDS encoding tetratricopeptide repeat protein — MLIWRSAPRLSIFKGFVFIIVLGLLAMVCGACATGGSSRDEDFTSSRSLKDADQFFNQEEYQTALAQYSAYLYSPFLNKKELPYARYKVGLCHYMIGQYDDALQTLEILLKDNPGVSFTPQARELMQKCQNRIDQRNRQLAGEQKDLEQKIAQYEEFVKTNPVNAEYHFMLGGYYWNYGRYQDAVAEYGRASQLNPAYLEQDVVRQRVRITDSGEFVVRNPLLEFNKMDPVQVQAKMERVERSNWLGTTESLRVSGVVENTGLRDVHNLNIEVSIYDFNDTVQDTKMVNIGKLIAGGKRDFAVMMTRYSGWGVDIRKFAAKVFYDEQR; from the coding sequence ATGTTGATTTGGCGTAGCGCTCCCCGTCTTTCGATTTTTAAGGGCTTTGTTTTTATCATCGTCCTAGGATTATTGGCGATGGTTTGCGGAGCGTGCGCGACCGGCGGCTCCAGCCGGGATGAGGATTTCACTTCAAGCCGATCGTTGAAAGATGCGGACCAGTTTTTCAATCAGGAAGAATACCAAACCGCTTTGGCGCAATATTCGGCCTATCTCTATTCCCCTTTTCTTAACAAAAAAGAACTGCCCTACGCCCGATATAAAGTAGGTCTATGTCATTATATGATCGGCCAATATGACGATGCGCTGCAAACCTTGGAAATCCTGTTAAAGGATAATCCCGGCGTTTCTTTCACGCCCCAGGCCCGCGAGTTAATGCAAAAATGCCAAAATCGGATCGATCAAAGAAATCGGCAACTCGCCGGAGAACAAAAGGACTTGGAACAGAAGATCGCTCAATACGAAGAATTCGTTAAAACGAATCCGGTAAATGCGGAATATCACTTTATGCTGGGCGGTTATTATTGGAACTATGGGCGTTACCAGGACGCCGTAGCCGAATATGGCAGGGCTTCGCAGCTCAATCCGGCTTATTTGGAGCAGGATGTCGTACGGCAAAGAGTGCGCATTACCGATTCAGGCGAATTCGTGGTGCGGAATCCCCTGCTGGAATTCAATAAGATGGATCCGGTGCAGGTTCAGGCGAAAATGGAGCGGGTGGAACGCTCCAATTGGCTGGGAACAACCGAGTCCCTGCGCGTGAGCGGTGTAGTGGAAAATACTGGTTTGCGCGACGTCCATAATCTGAATATTGAAGTCAGCATCTACGATTTCAACGATACGGTGCAAGATACGAAAATGGTCAATATCGGAAAACTCATCGCGGGCGGAAAACGGGATTTCGCCGTTATGATGACGCGGTACAGCGGTTGGGGCGTGGATATTAGAAAATTCGCCGCGAAAGTATTTTACGATGAGCAAAGATAA
- a CDS encoding ABC transporter permease — translation MNAITQKQNASFRFLSNIGRNTRLIFERAGELTHLFLQTVALSVQPPWRIRLTVEQMVAIGVMSVPIALLTAAFTGMVLVLQTGVQLKPLGMKIYSSGISAKSFTREIGPVLTSVVLAGRVAAGIAAEIGTMKVTEQIDALKTLGTNPISYLVVPRFIAATLMFPALTVLAITVGIAGGFVVGVLVLQITPGLYLTNTWKFLTLPDYIGGLIKTIFFGMIVAIVGCYKGFQTGFGAEGVGRATTESVVMASILILIANFLLTSWIIQLLPS, via the coding sequence ATGAATGCCATTACGCAAAAACAAAACGCCTCCTTTCGATTTTTATCGAATATAGGACGAAATACGCGGCTGATTTTCGAGCGCGCCGGCGAATTGACTCATCTTTTCCTGCAAACCGTCGCCTTGAGCGTGCAGCCGCCGTGGCGGATTCGTCTCACCGTGGAACAAATGGTTGCCATCGGCGTCATGTCGGTTCCTATCGCCCTGCTCACCGCCGCCTTTACGGGGATGGTGCTGGTTTTACAGACCGGCGTTCAGTTGAAGCCATTGGGCATGAAGATTTATTCCAGCGGCATCTCCGCCAAGAGTTTTACCCGCGAGATCGGACCGGTGCTCACTTCCGTCGTGTTGGCGGGCCGTGTGGCGGCGGGCATCGCGGCGGAGATCGGCACGATGAAAGTAACGGAACAGATCGACGCCCTCAAAACGCTGGGAACGAATCCCATCAGTTATCTCGTCGTCCCGCGCTTCATCGCGGCGACGCTCATGTTTCCCGCCCTGACTGTTCTCGCCATCACCGTCGGAATCGCCGGGGGCTTCGTGGTAGGCGTGCTGGTTTTGCAAATTACTCCCGGTTTGTATTTGACTAACACGTGGAAATTTCTAACGCTTCCCGACTATATCGGCGGATTAATCAAAACAATATTTTTTGGAATGATTGTGGCCATCGTTGGCTGCTATAAAGGATTTCAAACCGGATTCGGCGCGGAAGGCGTAGGCCGCGCCACCACGGAATCGGTGGTTATGGCGTCCATACTCATATTGATCGCTAATTTCCTATTGACATCATGGATTATTCAACTGCTACCCTCATGA
- the trxB gene encoding thioredoxin-disulfide reductase, with the protein MPDAIYDCLIIGGGPAGLAAAIYAARGRLRTLIVEKGATGGQISLTEAVENYPGFPQSVPGLQLAELFQKQAEHFGAELINATVREIRPIMKGFIVAADNKEYEALSVICAMGADPRKLNVPGENKNIGTGVSYCATCDGAFFRNKDVIVVGGGDAAVEEGIFLTRFASSVTIVHRRDQLRASKILQERALSHEKMKFVWDSAVIEIHSDKNKVTGVTLKNVKTEETRLHPIDGVFIFVGHIPNTKLVENLVDMDDHGLIKVDLWMRTSLPGVFACGDCRIEAAKQLASSAGDGVTAAIAATKYVDELKARG; encoded by the coding sequence ATGCCTGATGCGATTTACGACTGCCTTATCATCGGCGGAGGTCCGGCGGGGCTTGCCGCCGCCATTTACGCCGCCCGCGGACGGCTTCGCACTCTGATCGTAGAAAAAGGCGCGACCGGCGGCCAGATATCTTTAACGGAAGCCGTAGAGAATTATCCCGGCTTCCCGCAAAGCGTCCCCGGTCTGCAACTCGCCGAGCTCTTTCAGAAACAAGCGGAACATTTCGGCGCCGAATTGATCAACGCAACGGTGCGGGAAATCCGTCCTATAATGAAAGGTTTTATCGTCGCCGCCGACAATAAAGAATATGAAGCCTTATCGGTGATCTGCGCCATGGGGGCCGATCCCCGCAAGTTGAACGTTCCCGGTGAAAACAAAAACATCGGGACGGGCGTATCCTATTGCGCCACCTGCGACGGGGCTTTTTTCCGCAATAAGGACGTTATCGTCGTAGGGGGCGGAGACGCGGCGGTGGAAGAGGGGATTTTCCTTACCCGCTTCGCTTCCAGCGTTACCATCGTCCATCGCCGAGATCAGCTGCGGGCGAGTAAAATTCTCCAGGAACGCGCTCTTTCCCATGAGAAGATGAAATTCGTTTGGGATTCGGCAGTGATTGAAATTCATAGCGATAAAAATAAAGTAACCGGCGTGACGTTGAAAAACGTCAAGACGGAAGAAACTCGTCTTCATCCCATCGATGGCGTCTTCATCTTCGTAGGTCACATCCCCAACACGAAATTGGTGGAAAACCTTGTAGATATGGACGATCACGGCTTAATTAAAGTTGATCTATGGATGAGAACATCCCTTCCCGGCGTTTTCGCATGCGGGGATTGCCGCATCGAGGCGGCCAAGCAATTGGCGAGTTCGGCGGGAGACGGCGTTACCGCCGCTATTGCGGCGACGAAATACGTAGATGAATTGAAGGCGAGGGGATAG
- the radA gene encoding DNA repair protein RadA — MKNKSIYVCSACGGSQSKWFGRCPLCGEWNTAAEELSRPPTLREETLGKEKTSSKPQVLRDVSSTESQRYSSGFAEANRVLGGGVLPGSAILLGGEPGIGKSTLLLQIADRIASEYGGVLYISGEESPSQIKLRAERIASLPPELYVKSENRVEEMIADIRSMRPFLAIVDSIQTTMWSELSSAPGSVGQVRDCTALLVQLAKETNTAIILVGHVTKEGNIAGPRMMEHLVDVVLYFEGDRHHHYRLLRGAKNRFGATHEIGVFEMTGSGLIEVVNPAGAFAGASGERPPGSAVTVAMEGARPLLIEVQALAAPYHGYGFPRRAVSGVDANRLAMILAVLEKRLQIPLGQRDIFVNVTGGITIDEPAGDLGIAIAILSSFFDISLPSQYILYGEIGLSGELRPVRGAWQRILEARQLGYNYGMIPEGNGRELTRQGIALEGIRQVKAVEQAKEAFFPSL, encoded by the coding sequence ATGAAAAACAAATCCATTTACGTATGCTCCGCCTGCGGAGGCAGCCAAAGCAAATGGTTCGGCCGCTGTCCTCTCTGCGGCGAATGGAATACCGCCGCGGAAGAGCTATCCCGCCCGCCCACTCTCCGCGAGGAAACCCTGGGCAAGGAAAAAACCTCCAGCAAACCCCAAGTTTTGCGCGACGTATCATCCACCGAAAGCCAGAGGTACAGTTCCGGCTTCGCCGAGGCGAATCGCGTGTTAGGCGGCGGAGTTCTTCCCGGATCGGCCATTCTTCTCGGCGGCGAACCGGGCATCGGCAAGTCTACTCTCCTATTGCAAATCGCCGACCGCATCGCTTCCGAATACGGCGGCGTACTTTACATCAGCGGCGAAGAATCCCCCTCTCAAATCAAACTGCGCGCCGAGCGTATCGCTTCCCTGCCCCCCGAATTGTACGTCAAATCGGAAAACCGCGTGGAGGAGATGATAGCGGATATAAGATCGATGCGCCCGTTTTTGGCCATCGTGGATTCCATACAAACCACAATGTGGTCGGAACTATCTTCCGCGCCCGGCAGCGTCGGCCAGGTACGCGATTGCACCGCTCTTCTCGTACAATTGGCTAAAGAGACGAACACGGCTATTATTCTAGTCGGACATGTGACGAAGGAAGGAAATATCGCCGGACCGCGAATGATGGAGCATTTGGTGGATGTCGTCCTTTATTTCGAGGGCGACCGCCATCATCATTACCGCCTGTTGCGCGGCGCCAAGAACCGCTTCGGCGCCACCCACGAAATCGGCGTCTTTGAGATGACCGGATCGGGCTTGATCGAAGTCGTCAATCCCGCCGGCGCTTTCGCGGGGGCGAGCGGGGAGCGGCCGCCGGGTTCGGCCGTTACTGTCGCTATGGAAGGCGCCCGTCCGCTGCTTATCGAAGTCCAAGCCCTTGCGGCGCCTTATCATGGCTACGGCTTTCCCCGCCGCGCCGTGAGCGGCGTCGATGCCAACCGCCTGGCCATGATCCTCGCCGTTCTGGAAAAACGCTTGCAAATCCCGCTGGGGCAAAGGGACATTTTCGTAAACGTAACCGGCGGCATCACCATTGACGAACCGGCGGGCGATCTGGGCATCGCCATAGCGATTCTTTCGAGTTTTTTTGACATTTCCCTTCCTTCGCAATACATTCTATATGGAGAGATTGGCTTATCCGGCGAATTGCGCCCCGTTCGCGGCGCCTGGCAGCGGATTCTCGAAGCCCGGCAATTGGGGTATAATTACGGAATGATTCCCGAAGGCAACGGGCGCGAGCTGACGCGGCAAGGAATCGCGTTGGAAGGAATTCGCCAAGTTAAAGCCGTGGAACAGGCGAAAGAAGCCTTCTTTCCTTCTTTATAG